Proteins from one bacterium genomic window:
- the fsa gene encoding fructose-6-phosphate aldolase — translation MKIFLDTANIDEIRQGVEMGLVDGITTNPTLVAKEKVKFKDRIIEICEIVDGPVNAEVTGLTADEMVNEAREISEWAKNIVVKIPMTPEGMKAVQRLSKHDIDTNVTLIFSVNQALLAAKAGAKYVSPFIGRLDDAGQDGMALLEEIITVFQNYGIDRCEVLAASLRHPIHVKQALMLGADVATLPYKVFEQLFKHPLTDIGLKRFLDDWESVKGLV, via the coding sequence TTGAAGATTTTTCTGGATACGGCCAATATTGACGAGATCCGGCAGGGCGTGGAAATGGGCCTCGTGGACGGAATCACCACGAACCCCACGCTTGTCGCCAAGGAAAAAGTCAAATTCAAGGACCGGATAATCGAAATCTGCGAGATCGTGGACGGCCCGGTAAACGCGGAAGTAACCGGTCTGACGGCGGACGAAATGGTGAACGAAGCCCGCGAAATCAGCGAGTGGGCCAAGAACATCGTCGTCAAAATACCGATGACGCCCGAAGGAATGAAAGCCGTCCAGCGGTTGTCCAAACATGATATCGACACCAACGTGACCCTGATATTCAGCGTCAACCAGGCGCTGCTTGCCGCGAAGGCCGGGGCGAAGTACGTCAGCCCGTTCATAGGACGGCTTGACGACGCGGGCCAGGACGGAATGGCGCTGCTTGAAGAAATAATCACGGTTTTCCAGAATTACGGAATCGACCGCTGCGAAGTGCTCGCCGCCAGCCTCCGGCATCCGATTCACGTGAAGCAGGCTCTGATGTTGGGCGCGGATGTAGCAACCCTGCCCTACAAAGTGTTCGAGCAACTATTCAAACATCCGCTGACGGACATCGGACTCAAACGCTTCCTTGACGACTGGGAAAGCGTGAAGGGGCTCGTGTAA
- a CDS encoding HAD-IIA family hydrolase, translating into MTGAPRTQIASAGVSSPDTAGGIRISPSVDQRILAAAMAKLKLIALDCDGVIWVGESPLPGANELVLWCRKNGIRACGVTNNSSRGRANLGEKAARLGIPMSADDFYTTNHLATEIAAKRYRGKDVLVLGSGDLLEAVQEGGANAVPVVQSLEELRSRELEEYKYDALIVGYDRDLRYAGICHAAVAIKNGADFISTNSDFAFPVGGIYLWPGNGAIADMLSRITGVKPETHGKPEPGLLLAAMRGCGAFPNETLMVGDRVETDIACGKNAGAWTCLVGTGVQMAGGNDPECGIEPDLFAPDLPSLLNWLIKVREEESRRKA; encoded by the coding sequence GTGACAGGCGCTCCGCGGACGCAGATTGCATCCGCGGGAGTTTCATCCCCGGACACGGCAGGCGGAATCAGAATTTCGCCAAGCGTCGATCAAAGAATACTTGCCGCCGCAATGGCGAAACTCAAGTTGATCGCGCTTGATTGCGACGGCGTGATCTGGGTCGGGGAATCGCCGCTGCCCGGTGCGAACGAACTTGTTTTATGGTGCCGAAAGAACGGGATTCGCGCGTGCGGCGTAACGAACAATTCGAGCCGCGGCAGGGCTAACCTGGGAGAAAAAGCCGCAAGGCTCGGAATTCCGATGTCGGCGGACGATTTCTACACGACGAATCATCTGGCCACCGAAATAGCAGCCAAGCGTTATCGCGGAAAGGACGTACTAGTCTTAGGAAGCGGCGACCTGCTCGAAGCAGTGCAGGAAGGCGGAGCCAATGCTGTTCCGGTGGTTCAGTCGCTTGAGGAACTGCGAAGCCGCGAGCTCGAGGAATACAAATACGATGCGCTGATAGTCGGGTACGACCGCGATCTTCGGTACGCAGGAATCTGTCATGCGGCTGTCGCGATTAAAAACGGCGCGGATTTCATTTCAACGAATTCGGATTTCGCCTTTCCCGTAGGAGGCATTTACCTTTGGCCCGGAAACGGCGCGATAGCGGACATGCTTTCTCGGATTACAGGCGTCAAGCCGGAAACCCACGGCAAGCCGGAGCCCGGACTTCTGCTGGCGGCGATGCGGGGCTGCGGAGCATTTCCAAACGAAACGCTGATGGTCGGCGACCGCGTTGAGACCGACATCGCCTGCGGCAAAAACGCCGGAGCGTGGACTTGCCTTGTGGGAACAGGAGTGCAAATGGCGGGCGGCAACGATCCGGAATGCGGGATTGAGCCGGATTTGTTCGCGCCGGACTTGCCATCTCTGCTGAATTGGCTTATTAAGGTGCGCGAGGAGGAAAGCCGCCGGAAAGCGTGA